Within Azoarcus sp. DD4, the genomic segment CGCTCCAGCACGGTAGCAGCCCCGGCCAGCGCGGCGTCGGTGTCGCCCTCTTCCTTGAGCGGCCGGCGGGTTGCGGGTATCGCGCGGATGGCGCCGTCGATGTCGTCAAGTACCGGCAGCTTCAGCGGCTGCCATTCCACCTTCAGCGCCTTCATCGCGCGGATCGCCTGCTCCTCGCGCTCGGCGACCACGCCGACGAAGTCGCCGATCACCACCACATCGACGATGCCGGGCAGGTGGCGGATCGAGTCCGCATGCACCTTCACCAGGCTGCGGCCGACGAAATCGCCGCAGTCGATGCCGGCATAGGGCGGGCGGATCACCCGGCCGTGCAGCATGCCGGGCAGCCGCATGTCGTGCACGAAGCTGAGCGCGCCGGTGGCCTTGGCCGGGATGTCCACCCGTGGCGCGCTGCGCCCGACAAGGCGATGATCTGCCGCCGGCTTGAGCGGAAAGTCCGTCGCCAGCGCCAGCCGCACCCGCTCGCCGGCGAGCAGTTCGCCGTAGCCGATGCGCCGCGCCGCTTCCCCGCGCACGAAGAAGCTGCCGTCGGCGGCATCGAGCGCCGCCACCGCCACGCCCAGCCGGTCGGCCGCGCGCGCCGCCAGCCAGGCACGCGCCTGGGCCGCCGCGCGGCGCAGCGGCATGGCGCTGATCTGGATGGTGGAGCTGGCGATGGTCGGCCCCTGGTTGGGCGCCGCCTCGGTGTGGCCGAGCAGCACCTGGACCTGCGCCATCGGCAGGTCCAGCTCCTCGGCCACCAGCTGGCCGAGCGCGGTGCGGATGCCAGTGCCGAGATCGACATGGCCGTTGAAGGCGAGCACCGAGCCGTCGTCGCGCAGAGCGAGGAAGATGTCCGGCAGGGCGGAAACGTAGTCGGAAACCACGCCCGGCTGGCCGGGCGCCGGGCGCGGCGCGGCCTGCGGCGGACGCAGCACCAGCAGGCTGCCGTCGGCCTCGAGCAGGGCGAGGCGGAGATCCTTGGGCGTGGCGCCGTGTTCGATCATGGAAAGTTCTCGTGTAACGGACCCGGCCGCGGCTGCGGCAACCGGGCCTTCATTCTAGGCGTTCCGCCACCGGCGGCCGCGAACACGCGACCACCGGCCTGCCCAGACGGGCATTGCGCCTCAGCCGATGACCGCCTTCGCCTCGTCCAGCGTCATCACCGCGGCGTACTTCTGCCGCATGTCGAACAGGTTCGCCTCGTGGGGCCCCAGCGCGCGATCGCCGACGCAGTCTTCCAGCACCAGCGGACGGAAACCCCAGCACATCGCATCGACCACGCTGGCGCGCACGCAGCCGCTGGTCACGCAGCCGGCCACCAGCAGGGTCTGCACGCCTTTCTGGGTCAGCCAGGGCGCCAGCCCGGTGGCGAAAAAGGCGGACGGCACGGTCTTCCTCACCACCAGTTCGCCGGGCGCCGGCGCCAGTTCCGGCACGATGGCGCTGTTCGGGTTGTCTTCCGACAACCCGGCCATGCCCGGCACCTTGATGGCGAAGATGTTGCGGTCGGCCGCGTCGTCGGCAAAGACGATGCGGCTGTGGGCCACCGGCCAGCCGCGCTCGCGCGCCAGCGCCAGCGCGGCCTTGGTGCGTTCGATCGCCTGCGGGATGTTGCCGCCACCGAACACTTCAGGGTCGGCGAAGCCGTTCACGAAGTCGATGATGAGCAGGCCATAGGGCGGCTTCGGCTCCAGCGTGTTGCCGAAGCCCTGCTTCTCGTAGGTGCGGATTTCGTCGCTCATGGTCTTACTCCTGGCCCTGGTCCAGCACCTTGCCGAGGCGGACGACGTCCTCGCCGTCCAGGCTCACGGTGCATTTGCGCAGCGGGATGTCGATGTGGCAGGTGGTGGTGCGGCTGCCGCCGGCCTCGTTGTTGGGGCCGAGCGAGAACAGGAAGTTGCCCTCGAAGGCGCGCGCATCCATGCCTATGGTGGCCTCGCGGTCGTACAGCGCCAGCGTGGTCCAGCTCGCGCGCGGCTGCAGGCCCCAACCGATGTGGGAGATTGCGTAGGCCTCCGGATCCTTGAAGGAGGCCATGTACTCGGCCAGCAGCTCGGCGTCGGTCCCGCCGGTGATGGACTGCGCAAAGCCGTCCTTCACCGTGATGGTGATCGGCTCGGCGACGTAGCGCTTCATCGGCAGCAGGATGTCGCCGCGGTCGATGACGATGGTGCCCTGGGTCTGCTTCTCGTTCGGCCAGGTCAGCGCGAAGCCGCTCGGCCAGTGGTCCCAGCGCCCCGGCGTGTCGCAGAAGCCGTATTCGGCGATGGCCGGGAATTCGCCCAGCGGGCACACCAGCTCGGTGCCGGCGGCGGACGTCACCCGCATTTCCCTGGCCTGCTCGATCTTCGCGGTGGCGCGCAGCACGCGGGCGCGGTCGGCCAGCGTGGGCACCATGCGGGCGAGCACCTCGGGCGGCTCGACCGCGAGCAGGATCTTGGTGCCGGCGGCGAGGATCTCGTGCTGCTCGGGCGAGAACAGCAGGGTCATCAGGTCCAGCACCAGGTCGCTCGCCTTGAGCGCGGCGATGGCCGCCTTGTTGCCGGTGAGCGGGGTGGTGCCGAGGTAGGCGAGCGAATCGCGGCTCAGCGCTTTTTCGCCGTTGACCGGCTGCAGGTCGAGCCGGTTGACCACCGCGCCCATCATGGCGGCGGCGGTGAGCGCGGTCGACAGGGTCTGCGGATGGGTGGCGGCGCTGGTCAGCACGGTGACGGTCTGGCCCGCTTCCAGCTTCGACAGGCTCAGCACTTCCTGCCAGGCCCGGATCAGTTCGTGATCGCTGATTGCCATGGTGTTCTCTCCGAGTTGGGGGCGTGAGGGGTCAGACCGGATGGCCGAGGAAGTCGCCGAAGGCGCGATAGAAGCCTTCCTCGTCGTCCCAGGGAATCATGTGGCCGGCGTTGGCCACGCGGGTGCTGAGCACGCTGGGCAGCAAGGTGCGGATCTCGGCCACGTCCTCGTCCAGCACCACATCGCCGCGGCCGGCAAGCAGCAGCAGGGTCGGCACGGCGATCTCGCGCAGGTCCTTGTGGATGTCGTCGGTCTGAAAGCCGTCGAAGCTCTCGCGGATGGCGCGCTCGTCGCAGGTGTGCAGCCACTCTGCGCGCAGCTGCAGCTGCTCGTCGGTCCAGGTCGGGCAGAAGGCGCGCATGCCTTCCTTGTCGGTGCCGCGTGCCGCCAGCGCGATGGAGTCCACGTACCACGGCAGCTTGGCCGGATAGGGCCGGCGGCCGGGGCCGGACACCGGCGGATCGACCGCCACCACCCGGGCCAGCGCCGCCGGCCGGGTGCGTGCGGCGCGGAAGGCGATGCGCCCGCCCATCGAATGGCCGACCAGGACGTAGTCGGTCAGGCCAAGCGCGGCGGCGAAGGCGAGCACGTCGTCGGCCTGGGCGTCCAGGCTGTAGTCGAGCGTGGGCGAGGCTTCCGACAGGCCGCGGCCGCGCACGTCGAGGATGTAGGTGTCGAAAGTCTTGCCGAAGCGTTCGCCGACAAAACCCCAGGTGATGGCCGGGCTGGTGATGCCGGGGATGATGATGACCGGCGGGCGTTCCGCCCGGCCCTCGCCGCTGCCGCCGTAGCGCAGGTAGTGCTGGCGGATGCCGTTGGCAAAGACGTTGCCGCCGTAGAGGAAGGTGCTGCTCATGGCCGCCTCCTCAGTAGGCGCCGGACAGCAGCGCGCCGGCACCGGGGACGAAGGGCTCGAGCTTGAGCTCCTTGAGCATGGCGTAGGTGGTGGCGATGGCGGCGGTGAGCACCGGCTTGCCCGTCATCGCCTCGACCTTGGGCACCGCCGGCAGCGAGGGCATCTGCACGCAGGCCGACAGCACGATGACGTCGGCGTCCTGGTAGTTCATGCCGGCGACGATTTCCGGCAGCCGGGCCGGATCGTGCAGGCCGACTTCGAGGTTGTCCGGGATTTCGAGCGCGCGCCAGTCGATCACCTCGAAGCCCTGGTCGGCGATGTAATCCACCACCAGCTCGGTCAGCGGCTTCATGTAGGGCGCCACCAGCGCGATCTTCTTCGCGCCCATCACGCGCAGCGCATCCACCAGCGCCCCGGCGCTGGTCACCACCGGGGCGAGGCCGCCGTTCTCTGCGGTATGCGCCTTCAAGCGCTTCTCGGACACGCAGTGGTAGCCCTTGCCCATCGACATGATGGCCACCAGGCAGGCGTAGCCGAGCACATCGACGCGGGCGTCGGAGAGTTCCACCGCGCAGCGGTCGGATTCGGCGTCCATCGCCGCGAGTTCCTCCTTCTTCACCGTCTTCATCCGCATCCGGCTGGAGTGGAAGGTGAAACGCTCCGGCCGCACCGTCTGGCGGGCCATGAGCATCGCGGGAATCTCGGTTTCCATCGTCGTATTCGAGCTCGGCACGATCTGGCCGATGCGGAAGGGCTTGTTCACGTCGGAACTCCATCTGTTGGGGTTGAGGGTGCGCATTGCGCCGGGTCGGTGCTGTTTGTGTGATCGCCCGCCCCTGCCCGGCGCAAGCGCCGATAGCGGGGAACGGTGCGTCCCGACCTCTCGCCCGCGACCCCGTCCAGGCTGTCGTCAGGCAAGTCGATTATAGTGCATACATTCTTTTTTTCTACAAGCGCATCGCGCTGCCAGCAATGCACCGATTGCGTGCGACGGAAACCGAAATTGGTGCATTAGTACTGAACAAATAAAGACTTTTTCTGAAACATCCGAACGCCGACGGGGCACTTTCAATTCAGTTGTTGACATCCTGCGTCGATCTATTTTTATAGTGTATGCACTCAATTATCACAGCGGCAGGAAGCCGCGCCTTCCAACCCCGACAGCAGGAGAAACAAGGTGAAGTCCCAACAACGAATCGCAGTGATCGGCGCCGGCCTCGGCGGCGCCGCAGCCGCCCTGCTGCTGCAGCAGGCGGGTTACAACGTTCGCGTCTATGAACAGGCGCCGGAGTTCTCGCGCCTGGGCGCGGGCATCCACCTCGGCCCCAACCTGATGAAGGTGATGCGCAAGGTCGGCCTGGAACAGGCGCTGCGCGACATCGGCTGCTACCCGGACGCCTGGTACAGCCGCGAATGGAACACCGGCAGCGTGATGGCCCGCATCCCGCTGGGCGACTACGCCGAAAAGCGCTACGGCGCGCCCTACCTCACCGTGCATCGCGGCGACTTCCATGCGTTGATGGTCGACGCCATCGCGCCGGGCACGCTGGCCTTCGACAAGAACCTGACCCACATCGAGGACACCGGCAGCGAGGTAGTGATGCAGTTCGCCGACGGCAGCACCGCCACCGCCGACATCGTGATCGGCGCCGACGGGGTCAATTCCAAGGTGCGCGAAACCCTGCTCGGGCCCGAGCTGCCGATCTACACCGGCTTCATCGCGCACCGCGCGGTGGCCAACGCCGACACCCTGAAATACACCCAGGACCTGTGCTGCAAGTGGTGGTCGGAAGACCGTCACATGATGGTGTACTACCTCGACCGGGCGAAGAAGGAGATCTACTACGTCACCGGCGTGCCGCAGGACGGCTGGGATCTCAAGCACCGCTGGCTGCCGAGCGACCATGACGAGATGCGCGCAGCCTTCGCCGGCTGGCACCCCGCGGTGCAGGCGCTGATCGACAACACGGTGGGCGTGACCAAGTGGTCGCTGCTCGAACGCGAACCGCTGCCGCTATGGAGCCGCGGCCGCATGGTGATGCTGGGCGACGCCTGCCATCCGATGAAGCCGCACATGGCGCAGGGCGCCGCGATGGCCATCGAGGACGCCGGCATGCTGCTGCGCTGTTTCGACGAGGTCGGCCTCGACGACTTCGAGACCGCCTTCGCGCTCTACCAGGCCAACCGCAGCGAGCGCGCCGGCAAGGTGCAACTGGTGTCGCACAACAACACCTGGCTGATGCGCGACGAAGATCCGGAATGGTGCTTCGGCTACGATGTATTCACCGTGCCGCTGGTCGAAGCGGCCGCCAAGCCGGACTCCAAGGCTGCGGCCTGAGCCTTCGCGCAGCGCAAGCCGCCGCGCCGTACTCCGGCGCGGCGCGGCGACGATGGGCGGCTGCGTTATCCTGCCGCCCCGTCCTCGCCCCCACCGACCGTCACTGACCGGGAGATCGCCATGCCAGCCCCACGAGACATCGCCCTGCGGGTCAACGGCAGCGTCCGCACGCTACGCGTCGAACCCGACACGCCGCTGCTCTACGTGCTGCGCAACGACCTCGAACTCAACGGCCCGAAGTACGGCTGCGGCCTCGGCGAATGCGGCGCCTGTACGGTGCTGGTCGATGGCGTCGCCGCCCGCGCCTGCGTCGTCCCTGTCGGCGGCATCGGCGCGCGCGAAGTGACCACGCTGGAAGGCCTGGGCGATCTCGCCCGCCCCGATCCGGTGCAACAGGCCTTCATCGACTGCCAGGGCGCCCAGTGCGGCTACTGCCTCAACGGCATGATCATGACCGTGCGGGCGCTGCTCGACCGCAATCCCTCGCCGTCCGAGGACGACATCCGCCGCGAACTGCGCGGCAACCTGTGCCGTTGCGGCACCCACCTGGAAATCCTCGCTTCGGCACGACGCGCGGTCGAACTGGAAGCCGCGCGACGTGCGGCCGGACGGGCGACTGCCACCTCCCAAACCGCCGAAGCCTTGCCGGGCTAGTGGCCGGATGACCGGATTGATGGCGTCACTGGCAGAACACCACGCAAGCACGCCCTCCCCATCAAGGGGAGGAACAGAACGCCCTTGAACGGACGGACCCACCAGAGGACCGCCGCCCCCGACGAGAGAACCCGCCCCTTGAGTACCCAGCCCCCCGCCGTCGCCGGCATCGCCTTGCCCGATGCCTCACCGTCCCCAGCGCCCGGCGACGATCAGGCCGGCGCACTGCTGCACGGACGCGTCGTCCGCCCCCCTTTGCAGGACGGCCGGCCGATGCGACTGCTCGTCGCGGACCGCGCCTCGCTGGCCGGCATGGACGGGCTGGTGGAACTGGTGGTGCGCGGCGACTTCGTCGCGGTCGTCGCCACCACCGCCGACATCGCCGCCCAGGCCGCGCGCCGCCTGAAAGTGCGCTGGGCACCGCCGCGCCCGGCCGACGCCGCCGCCGCGCCCGCCGCCGAAACCGTGGTGCATGAACGCGGCGACACCAGCGCCGCGCTGCACGACGGCACGCGCCTGCAACGCAGCTACCGCTGGCCGACCCTGCCGCCGGCCGACGACGCCGGCGCCACCGCCACTGCCCATCTTCAGCACGGCCAGCTGCAAGTCTGGGCCCCGCTGCGCTCGATGCGCGCCCTCGCCCACGACATCGCCGCCCTCACCAGCCTGCCCGTCGCGCAGATCAGGGTCGTCCCCAGCGAAGACCCGCGCCTCGTCGCCGGCCGCAGCCCCTGGGCGGAGCATGCCGCGGCCGATGCCGCCTTGCTCGCCCATCATCTGCGCCACCCGGTGCAGGTCAGCCTCGCCGCCGCCGACCTGCGCTGGGCCGCCGCGCTGGCCGACGCCCAGCACAACCGCATCGACGCCACGCTCGACATCGACGGCGCGCTCGACGCCTACCGCTACACCACCCTGCCGCCGGCACAGCTGCCGCAGAGCCCGGCCCTACGCCTCGCCGGCGTCGCCAGCCCGACCGAGGATGTCGCGCTGCCGGCCACGGTGCTGATGCCGCCCTACCGCAGCGCCAGCCTGCGGCTCGCCAGCCACGCACCGCAGGCCGCGGCCGGGCTCGACGCCGGCGACGCCAGTCTGGCCGGGCAGGTTTTCGCCCAGGAATCCTTCATCGACGAGGCCGCGCGCACCCTGGGCAGCGATCCGGCGGACTACCGCCTGCGCCATCTCGACGACGAACGCGGCGCCGCGCTGCTGCGCAAGGTGGCCGATGCCGCCGGCAGCGTCCCTGCAGGCGACGGCCTGCTGCGCGGCCGCGGCGTCGCCTGCGCCCATGTGATCGACAGCGACGAACTCGGCCGGCGCGACGCCTGGTCGGCCTGGCTGGCCGAAGTCGCAGTCGATCCGCGCAGCGGCGAAGTCAGCGTGAGCCGCGTCGTGGTCGGCAACGACATCGCCGACACCCCGGTGCTGGACACGCCCGACCTGCGCGCCGCCATCGCCACCGCCACCGGCCATCTGCTGACGGACACGGCGGGCGGCTTCGACCGCTGGCCCGCCACGGCGAACGCCACCGATACCGCGCCCGCCGTCGTCGCGGTCGTGTCCGGCAGTAACGAGGTCGCCGCGCCCGGCACGCCCCCGGGGCCGCTGCGCGACACCCGGCCCCAGCTCGCCGCCAGCGGCGCCACCCTGCTGCCCGCCGCCGCCGCGGTGGCCAACGCCATCCACGACGCCACCGGCGTGCGCCTGGATGCGCCGCCCTTCACCGCCGAGCGCATCCGCCTCGCGCTCGCCGAACGCGACGGCAAACCCGCCGCGCTCACCAGCAAACGCAAACTCGGCTGGCTGGGCGCAGCCGCCGCAACCGCCGCCGGCCTGCTCGCCACTGCCATGCCGCTGCGCGCGCCGATCGCACCGATCACGCCACCGCCGGCCGACCTCTACTCCGCCGCCACGCTGGAACGCGGCCGGCTGGTGGCCGCCGCCGGCGACTGCGCCGTCTGCCACACTGCCGCCGACGGCATCCCCAACACCGGCGGGCTGGCGCTGGAAACCCCCTTCGGCACCGTCTACACCACCAACATCACGCCCGACCCGGAAACCGGCATCGGCAACTGGTCCTACGCCGCCTTCGAGCGCGCCATGCGCGAAGGCATCCACCGCGACGGCCGCCATCTCTACCCCGCCTTCCCCTACACCGCCTTCGCCAGGATGAGCGACGCCGACATGCAGGCGCTCTACGCATACCTGATGGCGCAGCAGCCGGTGAAGGCGGCGGTACCGAAAACCGAACTCGCCTTCCCCTACAACCTGCGGCCGCTGCTCGCCGGCTGGAACACGCTGTTCCACAAGAACGAAGTCTTCCAGCCGGACCCGACGCGCTCGGCCGAATGGAACCGCGGCGCCTACCTGGTAGAAGGCGCCGGCCACTGTGGCGCCTGTCACACGCCGCGCAACGCGCTGGGTGCGGAAAAGACCGGCGAACACCGCTACGGCGGCGGTTTTGCCGAAGGCTGGGAAGCGCCGCCGCTCACCGCGCTGTCGCAAGCGCCGGTGCCGTGGACCGAGACCGAGCTCTACGCCTATCTGCGCAACGGCTATTCGCCTCTGCACGGCGTCGCCTCGGGGCCGATGGCACCGGTGGTGGAATCGCTCGCCGCGCTGCCGGACAGCGACATCCGTGCCATCGCCAGCTACCTCGCCAGCTTCCAGGCCAAGGCACCGGACGCGGCAGCCAGCGCAGACTACGCCAATGCGATGCAGGAAGCGGCCAGAAAGGCGGCGGTGACGCTGGCCGGCCCGGCCGAAGCGCTCTACGACGGCGCCTGCTCCGCCTGCCACCAGGACGACGGCCCGGCGCTGTTCGGCGTGAAGCCGGCGCTGGCGCTCAACACCAACCTGCACAGCCCGCATGCGGACAACCTGGTGCAGATCATCCTGCACGGCATCCAGTCGCCGGCGCACGGCGAACTCGGCTACATGCCCGGCTTCGCCGACAGCCTGGACGACCGCCAGGTGGCCGAACTCGCCGCCTATCTGCGGGCGCGCTTCGCGCCGGACAAGCCGGCCTGGCAAGGTCTCGACGCCACCGTGCGGCGGCTGCGCGCGGCGGCGCACTGAGGCGGCGGCGATGCGCGGCAACGACGGCGAAGTCATCGATGCCTGCCTGGCCTGGGCGGCTGCCGGACACCGCTTCGCGCTGCTGACGGTACTCACCACCTACGGTGCCAGCCCGCGCCCGGCCGGCGCGCTGGCGGCGATCCGCGACGACGGCCGGATCGTCGGCTCGGTGTCGGGCGGCTGCGTCGAGGACGACCTGGTGGACGAGGTGCGCGGCGGCTGGCTGGCCAGCGCCGAACGACCGCTGCTGCGGGTGTTCGGCCGCGACGCCGGGGAACGCGCGCGCTACCGCCTGCCCTGCGGCAACACCTTGCGGGTGGCGGTAGAGCCGCGCTGCGACCTGGAGCAGCTGGCGCAAATCCAGCACCTGCTCCACCAACAGAAACTGGTGCGCCGCGAAGTCGACATGACGAGCGGCGCCTCCCGCCTGCGCGAAGTCGGCGAGGCCGGCCCACTCGAAGAACGTGCCCGCGGCTTCGCTATCACGCTCGGACCGCGCTACCGCGCGCTGCTGATCGGCGGCGGCGAGATCGGCTGCTACCTCGCCCCATTGCTCGGCACGCTCGGCTTCAGCGTGGCGCTGTGCGATCCGCGCGCCGAATACGCCGACGGCTGGGATCTGACCGACGCACCGGTGAGCCGCGCCATGCCGGACGACTGGATCGTGGCGCAGGCGGCGGACGCCCGCAGCGCGGTGCTGGCGCTGAGCCACGACCCCAAACTGGACGACCTCGCGCTGATGGAAGCGCTCAAGACGCCCGCCTTCTACGTCGGCGCGGTCGGCTCGGCGGCCAACAACGCGGCACGGCGGCAGCGCCTGCTGGAGTTCGGCGTCACCGCGGCGGAAGCAGCACGCCTGCACGGCCCGATCGGGCTGGACATCGGCTCGCGCACGCCCGCCGAGATCGCTGTGTCGATCGCCGCCGACCTGATCGCCCACCTGCGCCGCCCGGCGGCGGCATGCGCAACTGCCAACGCACGGCTTCCATCTGATAGAAGCACGCTCTCCGGGCTTTTCTGAATGGCGGCGAGTCGCCCTGTCCGGCCATAGAGCCGGCGCAGAAGCAGTTCGCGTTCGGGTGACAGGCTTCGGCGTGAAGCTGCCCCGCGGATGACGGAATTGTCGCAAGGGCATATGGCGGCAGCAGGTGCCAGCGCTTGTATTCCCGGGCTGCCGCGAGGCACGGCTTCCTCGGGGGAAAACGGCGATAATGGCGGCCAATTCGGTTTGAACGCCATTTCAGGATTCCCCCATGGAAATCAAGGTCAATTTTCTCGACAAGCTTCGTCTTGAAGCCAGGTTCGATGACTTCACGGTGATCGCCGATCAGCCTATCCGCTATAAGGGCGATGGCTCGGCGCCGGGCCCGTTTGATTACTTTCTGGCTTCGTCGGCTTTGTGTGCGGCCTACTTCGTGAAGCTGTATTGCGACACTCGCAATATCCCTACCGACAACATCCGCCTGTCGCAGAACAATATTGTTGATCCGGAAAACCGCTACAAGCAGATTTTCAAGATCCAGGTCGAGTTGCCGGAGGATATCTCCGCCACGGACCGCCAGGGCATTTTGCGCTCCATCGAGCGTTGCACGGTAAAACGGGTGGTGCAAACCGGGCCTGAGTTTGTGATCGAGGAGGTCGAGAATCTGGATGCCGACGCTCAGGCCCTGCTGACCCTGAATCCGGATCCGGAAGCAAGCACCTACATAGCGGGCAAGGATCTGCCGCTGGAGCAGACCATCGCCAATATGTCGGGAGTATTGGCCGACCTGGGCATCAAGATTGAAATCGCTTCGTGGCGCAATCTCGTTCCCAATGTATGGTCACTGCATATCCGCGACGCGCACTCGCCGATGTGTTTTACCAATGGCAAGGGAGCAACCAAGGAAAGCGCCCTGGCGTCGGCCTTGGGCGAATTTATCGAGCGACTGAATTGCAATCATTTCTACAACGACCAGTTCTGGGGTGAAGGCCTTGCCAACGCGGCGTTCGTGCACTACCCGGATGAGCGCTGGTTCAAGCCCGGCCCCAAGGATGCGCTGCCGGCTGGAATTCTCGACGAGTACTGCCTGCAGATCTACAACCCCGACGGCGAATTGCGTGGCTCGCATTTGTACGACACCAACTCCGGCAACGTGCAGCGCGGCATCTGTTCGCTGCCCTATGTGCGTCAGTCGGACGGCGCGGTGGTGTATTTCCCGTCCAACCTGATCGACAACCTGTTCCTCAGCAATGGCATGAGTGCCGGCAATACGCTGGCCGAAGCGCAGGTGCAATGCCTGTCGGAGATCTTCGAGCGGGCGGTAAAACGCGAGATTCTGGAAGGTGAAATCGCGCTGCCCGATGTGCCGCCCGAAGTGCTGGCGAAATACCCCGGCATTGTGGCCGGCATTGACGAACTGGAAAAACAGGGCTTTCCCGTACTAGTGAAGGATGCGTCGCTGGGCGGGGAGTTTCCGGTGATGTGCGTCACCTTGATGAACCCGCGCACTGGCGGTGTGTTTGCCTCGTTCGGGGCGCACCCGAGCATGGAGGTGGCGCTGGAGCGCAGTCTTACCGAGTTGCTGCAGGGGCGCAGTTTTGAAGGCCTGAACGATTTGCCTCAGCCCACCTTCGAAAGCAACGCCGTCACTGAGCCGAACAACTTCGTTGAACACTTCATCGACTCCAGCGGCGTGGTGTCGTGGCGCTTCTTCAGCGCCAGGGCGGATTACGATTTTGTCGAGTGGGATTTCTCGGGCCGGGGCGAAAACTCCAACGCTGACGAAGCCGCAACGCTGTTCGGCATTCTCGAAGGCATGGGGAAAGAAGTTTACATGGCGGTGTATGACCAGCTCGGTGCAACGGCCTGCCGCATCCTGGTGCCGGGATATTCCGAAATCTACCCGGTGGAAGACCTGATCTGGGATAACACCAACAAGGCCTTGTTGTTTCGCACCGACATCCTGAACCTGCACCGCCTCGACGATGCCGGTCTGGAAGCACTGCTTGAGCGTCTGGAAGGCAGTGAGCTCGACGATTACACCGACATCATTACCTTGGTCGGCATCGAGTTCGACGAAAATACCGCCTGGGGTCAGCTGACGATCCTCGAGCTGAAACTGCTGATCAATCTCGCCCTGCAGCAATTTGAAGCGGCGAAGGAACAGGTGGAAGCCTTCCTGCAATACAACGAGAACACGGTCGAACGCGTATTGTTCTATCAGGCCCTGAATGTGGTGCTGGAGGTGCTGCTGGACGACGAGCTGGAACTGGACGATTACGA encodes:
- a CDS encoding Asp/Glu racemase, with protein sequence MNKPFRIGQIVPSSNTTMETEIPAMLMARQTVRPERFTFHSSRMRMKTVKKEELAAMDAESDRCAVELSDARVDVLGYACLVAIMSMGKGYHCVSEKRLKAHTAENGGLAPVVTSAGALVDALRVMGAKKIALVAPYMKPLTELVVDYIADQGFEVIDWRALEIPDNLEVGLHDPARLPEIVAGMNYQDADVIVLSACVQMPSLPAVPKVEAMTGKPVLTAAIATTYAMLKELKLEPFVPGAGALLSGAY
- a CDS encoding c-type cytochrome — protein: MSTQPPAVAGIALPDASPSPAPGDDQAGALLHGRVVRPPLQDGRPMRLLVADRASLAGMDGLVELVVRGDFVAVVATTADIAAQAARRLKVRWAPPRPADAAAAPAAETVVHERGDTSAALHDGTRLQRSYRWPTLPPADDAGATATAHLQHGQLQVWAPLRSMRALAHDIAALTSLPVAQIRVVPSEDPRLVAGRSPWAEHAAADAALLAHHLRHPVQVSLAAADLRWAAALADAQHNRIDATLDIDGALDAYRYTTLPPAQLPQSPALRLAGVASPTEDVALPATVLMPPYRSASLRLASHAPQAAAGLDAGDASLAGQVFAQESFIDEAARTLGSDPADYRLRHLDDERGAALLRKVADAAGSVPAGDGLLRGRGVACAHVIDSDELGRRDAWSAWLAEVAVDPRSGEVSVSRVVVGNDIADTPVLDTPDLRAAIATATGHLLTDTAGGFDRWPATANATDTAPAVVAVVSGSNEVAAPGTPPGPLRDTRPQLAASGATLLPAAAAVANAIHDATGVRLDAPPFTAERIRLALAERDGKPAALTSKRKLGWLGAAAATAAGLLATAMPLRAPIAPITPPPADLYSAATLERGRLVAAAGDCAVCHTAADGIPNTGGLALETPFGTVYTTNITPDPETGIGNWSYAAFERAMREGIHRDGRHLYPAFPYTAFARMSDADMQALYAYLMAQQPVKAAVPKTELAFPYNLRPLLAGWNTLFHKNEVFQPDPTRSAEWNRGAYLVEGAGHCGACHTPRNALGAEKTGEHRYGGGFAEGWEAPPLTALSQAPVPWTETELYAYLRNGYSPLHGVASGPMAPVVESLAALPDSDIRAIASYLASFQAKAPDAAASADYANAMQEAARKAAVTLAGPAEALYDGACSACHQDDGPALFGVKPALALNTNLHSPHADNLVQIILHGIQSPAHGELGYMPGFADSLDDRQVAELAAYLRARFAPDKPAWQGLDATVRRLRAAAH
- a CDS encoding alpha/beta fold hydrolase, with the translated sequence MSSTFLYGGNVFANGIRQHYLRYGGSGEGRAERPPVIIIPGITSPAITWGFVGERFGKTFDTYILDVRGRGLSEASPTLDYSLDAQADDVLAFAAALGLTDYVLVGHSMGGRIAFRAARTRPAALARVVAVDPPVSGPGRRPYPAKLPWYVDSIALAARGTDKEGMRAFCPTWTDEQLQLRAEWLHTCDERAIRESFDGFQTDDIHKDLREIAVPTLLLLAGRGDVVLDEDVAEIRTLLPSVLSTRVANAGHMIPWDDEEGFYRAFGDFLGHPV
- a CDS encoding 2,5-dihydroxypyridine 5,6-dioxygenase; amino-acid sequence: MAISDHELIRAWQEVLSLSKLEAGQTVTVLTSAATHPQTLSTALTAAAMMGAVVNRLDLQPVNGEKALSRDSLAYLGTTPLTGNKAAIAALKASDLVLDLMTLLFSPEQHEILAAGTKILLAVEPPEVLARMVPTLADRARVLRATAKIEQAREMRVTSAAGTELVCPLGEFPAIAEYGFCDTPGRWDHWPSGFALTWPNEKQTQGTIVIDRGDILLPMKRYVAEPITITVKDGFAQSITGGTDAELLAEYMASFKDPEAYAISHIGWGLQPRASWTTLALYDREATIGMDARAFEGNFLFSLGPNNEAGGSRTTTCHIDIPLRKCTVSLDGEDVVRLGKVLDQGQE
- a CDS encoding isochorismatase family protein — its product is MSDEIRTYEKQGFGNTLEPKPPYGLLIIDFVNGFADPEVFGGGNIPQAIERTKAALALARERGWPVAHSRIVFADDAADRNIFAIKVPGMAGLSEDNPNSAIVPELAPAPGELVVRKTVPSAFFATGLAPWLTQKGVQTLLVAGCVTSGCVRASVVDAMCWGFRPLVLEDCVGDRALGPHEANLFDMRQKYAAVMTLDEAKAVIG
- a CDS encoding FAD-dependent monooxygenase, whose translation is MKSQQRIAVIGAGLGGAAAALLLQQAGYNVRVYEQAPEFSRLGAGIHLGPNLMKVMRKVGLEQALRDIGCYPDAWYSREWNTGSVMARIPLGDYAEKRYGAPYLTVHRGDFHALMVDAIAPGTLAFDKNLTHIEDTGSEVVMQFADGSTATADIVIGADGVNSKVRETLLGPELPIYTGFIAHRAVANADTLKYTQDLCCKWWSEDRHMMVYYLDRAKKEIYYVTGVPQDGWDLKHRWLPSDHDEMRAAFAGWHPAVQALIDNTVGVTKWSLLEREPLPLWSRGRMVMLGDACHPMKPHMAQGAAMAIEDAGMLLRCFDEVGLDDFETAFALYQANRSERAGKVQLVSHNNTWLMRDEDPEWCFGYDVFTVPLVEAAAKPDSKAAA
- a CDS encoding (2Fe-2S)-binding protein, whose translation is MPAPRDIALRVNGSVRTLRVEPDTPLLYVLRNDLELNGPKYGCGLGECGACTVLVDGVAARACVVPVGGIGAREVTTLEGLGDLARPDPVQQAFIDCQGAQCGYCLNGMIMTVRALLDRNPSPSEDDIRRELRGNLCRCGTHLEILASARRAVELEAARRAAGRATATSQTAEALPG